One part of the Anopheles merus strain MAF chromosome 3L, AmerM5.1, whole genome shotgun sequence genome encodes these proteins:
- the LOC121599367 gene encoding uncharacterized protein LOC121599367 isoform X1 has protein sequence MSAGSGGLGGTASALLKSPQTALQLLLEEINFQRTKEMRQLLKDDGGFVVLQGTTYWTDLFVRHFLFQSEPEHSIDCDDLLFFVRKKHIKGSSRAMPRYETEIEVFRKDSRKLPIGDPDVDWEETVYLNLVIHQFNYTLTLAICTRTSPKELQVLRRHSQKVYASPSRRKMDTKGDSEEITYPHICFMVDNFDEVFHDILVRDGEMVCVELVATDRDGSVQGVIFLGSIRYDALKKVYDARQSSLGSKVAQRMSFGLFSSGGPQTRCEFVRMKGPQGKGHAEMAVTKPKGSGVETPTSEPGFCATDMWDSEWEEDCEEYYNYRHQRRLSDPSANLNNFSRYGWRTKNATDPGGSAYGGSKARSENEGLDCLANEVSEIEAGDLRDDRPASSSASIVDTSPVQQGGSSKSPTAGNGTARHRADPLEGPPCVPSDKLAASSSRTAGCCSCFGRPGRKRWSTDADSVQMSEVYAPCPACGGGEADRDEEAETGRTASERKRLESLELHDSPACLATVSKGRSPLMKHRNVLIVESELEFAGGAKVLTGPQPSTANDKGTAVKKKPAADALGTVRRRENGSKASQSPKKRLSTPVFRSKRSNSSTETADPASGSKSANGKAKASNAINNNTGIHRRSAPPSTATEATEATEEYEMADDAVSLNGGDLTAANGEPSTAAAPIDPKQRIRVNGREEFPAERNNRAANGNGNQAGGEKLATTVANIKEHRERRTSTNTVRSSAGGNGAAPGNGSGRFSLIYRRSKSSSASPPVVAGKREDKKGKHSGVLSSEAGRKKSPPVLGVEGKKEAEVGPVPAAEREAKPEKPPEKEETDLSTGAVIDGDINGNPDETTAPTTTTTDAKTESTDGQETTEESELSNRAIWAALKELRAKKECSTLPKVKKPSYNSFYVRPTILTGDAAGRDGATGPDGAAVTPPAGVNTIPSRRTPDGTNIYYLCDYHPRRHQHHHGDKELDDGAYNPLWTTKGFTQTFHFWKENRRQQSTPLNAFLTYVTLPWWSIAKDLLDHREQPILTF, from the exons ATGTCGGCCGGTTCCGGTGGGCTTGGTGGGACGGCCTCGGCCCTGCTCAAATCGCCCCAGACTGCcctccagctgctgctggaagagATCAACTTTCAGCGGACGAAGGAGATGCGCCAGCTGCTAAAGGACG ACGGTGGTTTCGTCGTCCTGCAGGGTACGACCTACTGGACCGACCTGTTCGTGCGCCACTTTCTCTTCCAGTCCGAGCCGGAGCACAGCATCGACTGTGACGATCTGCTGTTCTTCGTGCGCAAAAAGCACATCAAGGGCTCGTCGCGTGCGATGCCCCGGTACGAGACGGAGATCGAGGTGTTTCGGAAGGATTCGCGCAAGCTGCCGATCGGCGACCCGGACGTCGACTGGGAGGAAACCGTCTACCTAAACCTGGTGATCCACCAGTTCAACTACACGCTCACGCTCGCCATCTGCACGCGCACGTCGCCGAAGGAGCTGCAGGTGCTGCGGCGCCACTCGCAGAAGGTGTACGCGTCGCCGAGCCGccgaaagatggacaccaagGGCGATAGTGAGGAGATCACCTATCCGCACATCTGCTTCATGGTGGACAACTTCGACGAGGTGTTCCACGACATACTGGTGCGCGACGGCGAGATGGTGTGCGTCGAGCTGGTGGCGACCGATCGGGACGGCAGCGTGCAGGGCGTCATCTTTCTCGGCTCGATACGGTACGACGCGCTCAAGAAGGTGTACGATGCGCGG CAATCCAGCCTCGGCTCGAAGGTAGCACAACGAATGTCGTTCGGTTTGTTCAGCTCCGGCGGCCCTCAGACACGCTGCGAGTTTGTGCGCATGAAGGGTCCGCAGGGCAAGGGGCACGCCGAGATGGCCGTCACGAAACCGAAAGGATCGGGTGTAGAAACGCCTACCAGCGAGCCCGG GTTCTGTGCCACCGACATGTGGGACTCGGAGTGGGAGGAAGACTGCGAGGAGTACTACAACTATCGGCATCAGCGCCGGCTCAGCGACCCAAGCGCCAACCTGAACAACTTCAGCCGTTACGGCTGGCGCACGAAGAATGCGACCGATCCGGGCGGCTCCGCGTACGGCGGCTCGAAGGCACGCTCGGAAAACGAAGGGCTGGACTGTCTGGCGAACGAGGTGTCCGAAATCGAGGCCGGTGATTTGCGCGACG ATCGTCCTGCTTCCTCGTCCGCCAGCATCGTGGACACGTCGCCGGTACAGCAGGGTGGCAGCAGCAAATCGCCCACCGCCGGCAACGGCACGGCGCGGCACCGTGCCGACCCATTAGAGGGTCCTCCCTGCGTCCCGAGCGACAAGCTGGCCGCCTCCTCCTCGAGGACGGCGGGCTGTTGCAGTTGCTTCGGCCGGCCGGGGCGCAAGCGCTGGTCCACCGATGCCGATTCCGTCCAGATGTCGGAGGTGTACGCACCGTGTCCGGCGTGCGGCGGCGGGGAAGCCGACCGGGACGAGGAGGCCGAAACCGGCCGCACCGCGTCGGAACGGAAGCGGCTGGAGTCGCTGGAGCTGCACGATTCGCCCGCCTGTCTGGCGACGGTGTCGAAGGGCCGATCGCCGCTGATGAAGCATCGCAACGTGCTGATCGTGGAGAGTGAGCTGGAGTTTGCCGGCGGTGCGAAGGTGCTCACTGGCCCACAGCCCAGCACAGCCAACGATAAGGGAACGGCGGTCAAGAAGAAACCCGCGGCCGACGCGCTCGGCACGGTGAGGCGGCGGGAGAATGGTTCCAAAGCCAGCCAGAGCCCAAAAAAGCGGCTCAGTACGCCCGTGTTTCGATCGAagcgcagcaacagcagcacggaGACAGCCGACCCGGCGAGCGGCAGCAAATCGGCCAACGGCAAGGCGAAGGCGTCGAACGcgatcaacaacaacaccggCATCCATCGACGGTCGGCCCCACCGTCCACCGCAACGGAGGCGACCGAGGCGACGGAAGAGTACGAGATGGCAGACGACGCCGTGTCGCTGAACGGTGGCGACTTGACAGCGGCGAACGGCGAACCCTCCACGGCCGCGGCACCGATCGACCCGAAGCAGCGGATCCGGGTGAATGGGCGGGAAGAGTTCCCGGCCGAGCGGAACAACCGTGCGGCGAACGGGAATGGCAATCAGGCGGGCGGTGAGAAGCTAGCTACGACGGTGGCAAACATTAAGGAGCATCGCGAACGACGAACCTCCACGAATACTGTTCGATCTTCGGCGGGTGGTAATGGAGCGGCTCCCGGGAACGGCAGCGGTCGCTTTTCGCTCATCTACCGGCGAAGCAAGTCGTCCTCGGCGTCGCCACCGGTCGTAGCCGGTAAAAGGGAGGACAAAAAGGGAAAGCATTCTGGGGTGCTCAGCTCCGAAGCGGGGCGTAAAAAGAGTCCACCGGTGCTGGGAGTGGAGGGCAAAAAGGAAGCTGAAGTCGGTCCGGTGCCAGCTGCAGAGCGGGAAGCGAAGCCGGAAAAGCCGCCCGAGAAAGAGGAAACGGATCTTTCGACGGGGGCCGTGATCGATGGGGACATAAATGGCAATCCGGACGAGACGACcgcgccgacgacgacgacgacggatgCGAAAACCGAATCGACCGATGGGCAAGAAACGACCGAAGAGAGCGAGCTCAGCAATCGTGCCATCTGGGCGGCACTGAAAGAGCTGCGGGCGAAGAAGGAGTGCTCCACGCTGCCGAAGGTGAAGAAACCGAGCTACAACAGTTTTTACGTGCGGCCAACAATTCTCACCGGTGACGCCGCTGGACGGGACGGGGCGACGGGACCGGACGGAGCGGCCGTAACGCCACCCGCCGGCGTCAATACGATCCCCAGTCGCCGTACGCCCGACGGCACGAACATCTACTACCTGTGCGACTACCATCCGAGGCGGCATCAGCATCACCATGGCGATAAAG AGCTCGACGACGGTGCGTACAACCCGCTGTGGACGACTAAAGGGTTTACGCAAACGTTTCACTTCTGGAAGGAGAACCGCCGCCAGCAGTCGACGCCACTGAACGCCTTCCTCACGTACGTCACGCTGCCGTGGTGGAGCATAGCGAAAG atCTTCTGGACCACCGGGAGCAACCGATACTAACGTTTTAA
- the LOC121599367 gene encoding uncharacterized protein KIAA0930 homolog isoform X2 — translation MSAGSGGLGGTASALLKSPQTALQLLLEEINFQRTKEMRQLLKDDGGFVVLQGTTYWTDLFVRHFLFQSEPEHSIDCDDLLFFVRKKHIKGSSRAMPRYETEIEVFRKDSRKLPIGDPDVDWEETVYLNLVIHQFNYTLTLAICTRTSPKELQVLRRHSQKVYASPSRRKMDTKGDSEEITYPHICFMVDNFDEVFHDILVRDGEMVCVELVATDRDGSVQGVIFLGSIRYDALKKVYDARQSSLGSKVAQRMSFGLFSSGGPQTRCEFVRMKGPQGKGHAEMAVTKPKGSGVETPTSEPGFCATDMWDSEWEEDCEEYYNYRHQRRLSDPSANLNNFSRYGWRTKNATDPGGSAYGGSKARSENEGLDCLANEVSEIEAGDLRDELDDGAYNPLWTTKGFTQTFHFWKENRRQQSTPLNAFLTYVTLPWWSIAKDLLDHREQPILTF, via the exons ATGTCGGCCGGTTCCGGTGGGCTTGGTGGGACGGCCTCGGCCCTGCTCAAATCGCCCCAGACTGCcctccagctgctgctggaagagATCAACTTTCAGCGGACGAAGGAGATGCGCCAGCTGCTAAAGGACG ACGGTGGTTTCGTCGTCCTGCAGGGTACGACCTACTGGACCGACCTGTTCGTGCGCCACTTTCTCTTCCAGTCCGAGCCGGAGCACAGCATCGACTGTGACGATCTGCTGTTCTTCGTGCGCAAAAAGCACATCAAGGGCTCGTCGCGTGCGATGCCCCGGTACGAGACGGAGATCGAGGTGTTTCGGAAGGATTCGCGCAAGCTGCCGATCGGCGACCCGGACGTCGACTGGGAGGAAACCGTCTACCTAAACCTGGTGATCCACCAGTTCAACTACACGCTCACGCTCGCCATCTGCACGCGCACGTCGCCGAAGGAGCTGCAGGTGCTGCGGCGCCACTCGCAGAAGGTGTACGCGTCGCCGAGCCGccgaaagatggacaccaagGGCGATAGTGAGGAGATCACCTATCCGCACATCTGCTTCATGGTGGACAACTTCGACGAGGTGTTCCACGACATACTGGTGCGCGACGGCGAGATGGTGTGCGTCGAGCTGGTGGCGACCGATCGGGACGGCAGCGTGCAGGGCGTCATCTTTCTCGGCTCGATACGGTACGACGCGCTCAAGAAGGTGTACGATGCGCGG CAATCCAGCCTCGGCTCGAAGGTAGCACAACGAATGTCGTTCGGTTTGTTCAGCTCCGGCGGCCCTCAGACACGCTGCGAGTTTGTGCGCATGAAGGGTCCGCAGGGCAAGGGGCACGCCGAGATGGCCGTCACGAAACCGAAAGGATCGGGTGTAGAAACGCCTACCAGCGAGCCCGG GTTCTGTGCCACCGACATGTGGGACTCGGAGTGGGAGGAAGACTGCGAGGAGTACTACAACTATCGGCATCAGCGCCGGCTCAGCGACCCAAGCGCCAACCTGAACAACTTCAGCCGTTACGGCTGGCGCACGAAGAATGCGACCGATCCGGGCGGCTCCGCGTACGGCGGCTCGAAGGCACGCTCGGAAAACGAAGGGCTGGACTGTCTGGCGAACGAGGTGTCCGAAATCGAGGCCGGTGATTTGCGCGACG AGCTCGACGACGGTGCGTACAACCCGCTGTGGACGACTAAAGGGTTTACGCAAACGTTTCACTTCTGGAAGGAGAACCGCCGCCAGCAGTCGACGCCACTGAACGCCTTCCTCACGTACGTCACGCTGCCGTGGTGGAGCATAGCGAAAG atCTTCTGGACCACCGGGAGCAACCGATACTAACGTTTTAA
- the LOC121599368 gene encoding spondin-1: protein MVSPFGRRRSSSWRSIVLPALLFVLPALVENGESCSKTPIVDGRTVSSVKQPGDNGYRLAIRDEPTGYEPGKIYNLFIVGSRTHAKLQQFTHFTLVAHARNGAKQYLAGPRRVGRFQLFSDALTKFHDQCVNTVTQADDFPKTEVQVMWVAPAAGSGCVSISAMVYESEQQWFADEGALTKVLCEHQPVPRLQKGECCACDEAKYSLTFEGIWSNETHPKDYPFAIWLTHFSDVIGASHDTNFSFWGENHIATDGFRMLAEWGSVRLLETELRAKGARLRTLIKAAGLWYPRVNANTTSNFRVDRKHHKISLASMFGPSPDWVVGVSGLDLCRPDCTWTESLDVDLYPWDAGTDSGISYMSANAETQPRERMHRITTLYPEDPRAPFYNPRSAEMTPLARLYLRRERVMARSCDEQFLQAQVLELAENTEEETRPECATTEYTDWTPCSVTCGKGIRMRTREYLRPDVAAGGRCNRQLIGKEMCVAEVPECEEGAAGEDASAEDMGQSAATVDEAGEGVGVCRTTRWSEWSECSVSCGIGVTMRTRTFLENMGRKKCPHISVVEKQKCMQPDCSITDMEAPDPLCPVTAWSDWSPCSATCGKGVQIRTRLLLLAPEEQDRCQNRIELNQQRPCTDKADCLYDTFTAQEICSQSPEAGPCRGRYQRYAYDSTKGTCVPFYYGGCRGNRNNFLTADDCMNTCTRSRLETSTGLPPAAATPDPFEALPVDCVLSDWSEWTPCSVTCGTGRSERVRSIVTHPRNGGQPCPPRIVKRRKCTGPPCN, encoded by the exons ATGGTATCACCTTTCGGCCGACGACGATCGTCCTCTTGGCGATCGATCGTGCTGCCGGCTTTGCTGTTCGTTCTGCCAGCGTTGGTTGAAAATGGCGAAAGCTGCAGCAAAACCCCGATCGTGGACGGGCGAACGGTCAGCAGTGTGAAGCAGCCGGGCGACAATGGTTACCGGTTGGCCATCCGGGACGAGCCGACCGGGTACGAACCGGGCAAGATCTACAACC TGTTCATCGTTGGCTCGCGCACGCACGCGAAGCTGCAGCAGTTCACGCACTTTACACTGGTGGCGCACGCACGCAACGGTGCCAAGCAGTATCTGGCCGGGCCGCGGCGCGTCGGCCGGTTTCAGCTGTTCAGCGACGCACTGACCAAGTTCCACGATCAGTGCGTCAACACGGTAACGCAGGCGGACGATTTCCCTAAGACGGAAGTGCAGGTGATGTGGGTCGCACCGGCAGCCGGTTCCGGCTGCGTCAGCATCTCCGCCATGGTGTACGAAAGCGAGCAGCAGTGGTTCGCGGACGAGGGAGCGCTCACCAAGGTGCTGTGTGAGCATCAGCCCGTGCCGCGCCTACAGAAAGGTGAATGTTGTGCCTGCGATGAGGCGAAGTACAGC CTCACCTTCGAGGGCATCTGGTCGAACGAGACGCATCCGAAGGACTACCCGTTCGCCATCTGGCTGACACACTTCTCGGACGTGATTGGGGCGTCGCACGATACGAACTTTTCCTTCTGGGGTGAAAACCACATTGCCACCGACGGTTTCCGCATGCTGGCTGAATGGGGCTCGGTGCGTCTGCTCGAGACGGAGCTGCGGGCGAAGGGGGCGCGCCTTCGCACGCTCATTAAAGCGGCCGGTCTGTGGTATCCGCGCGTGAACGCCAACACCACCTCCAACTTCCGGGTGGACCGGAAGCATCACAAGATATCGCTCGCCTCCATGTTCGGCCCGTCGCCCGACTGGGTGGTGGGTGTGAGCGGACTCGACCTGTGCCGACCGGACTGCACCTGGACGGAGTCGCTGGACGTGGATCTGTACCCGTGGGATGCCGGTACGGACAGTGGCATCAGCTACATGTCGGCGAATGCGGAAACGCAACCGCGAGAGCGTATGCACCGCATCACCACCCTTTATCCGGAGGACCCGCGGGCACCGTTCTACAATCCCCGGTCGGCGGAGATGACCCCGCTCGCTCGGCTTTATCTGCGCCGCGAGCGGGTAATGGCTCGGAGCTGCGACGAACAGTTCCTGCAGGCGCAGGTACTGGAGCTGGCGGAGAACACGGAGGAGGAAACGCGCCCCGAGTGTGCGACGACCGAGTACACCGACTGGACGCCTTGCTCGGTCACTTGCGGGAAGGGTATTCGGATGCGCACGCGCGAGTATTTGCGGCCGGATGTGGCGGCAGGGGGTCGGTGCAACAGGCAGCTGATCGGGAAGGAGATGTGCGTTGCGGAGGTGCCGGAGTGTGAGGAGGGAGCAGCGGGAGAGGATGCCAGTGCGGAGGATATGGGCCAGTCGGCGGCGACGGTCGATGAGGCAGGGGAAGGCGTCGGCGTGTGCCGTACGACGCGCTGGAGCGAGTGGTCGGAGTGTTCGGTAAGCTGCGGCATCGGGGTGACGATGCGGACGCGCACGTTCCTGGAAAACATGGGCCGGAAGAAGTGTCCCCACATCAGTGTTG TGGAAAAGCAGAAGTGCATGCAGCCGGACTGCTCGATCACCGACATGGAAGCACCGGATCCGCTCTGCCCCGTCACCGCCTGGAGCGACTGGAGTCCGTGCAGTGCGACGTGCGGCAAGGGCGTGCAGATTCGCActcgcctgctgctgctggcacccGAGGAGCAGGACCGCTGCCAGAACCGCATCGAGCTGAACCAGCAGCGCCCCTGCACGGATAAGGCCGACTGTCTGTACGATACGTTCACCGCGCAGGAGATCTGTTCGCAATCGCCGGAAGCGGGCCCGTGCCGGGGCCGCTACCAGCGCTACGCGTACGACTCCACCAAGGGCACGTGCGTACCGTTCTACTACGGTGGCTGTCGGGGCAATCGGAACAATTTCCTTACGGCCGACGATTGCATGAACACGTGCACGCGATCGCGCTTGGAGACGAGTACGGGGTTGCCGCCGGCAGCAGCCACACCGGACCCGTTCGAGGCCCTGCCCGTCGACTGTGTGCTGTCCGACTGGTCGGAATGGACGCCCTGTTCCGTTACCTGCGGCACGGGCCGTTCCGAGCGTGTTCGGTCGATCGTTACGCATCCGCGCAACGGTGGACAGCCCTGTCCGCCGCGCATCGTCAAGCGCCGCAAGTGCACTGGGCCACCGTGCAATTGA